Part of the Virgibacillus necropolis genome, TTGTTTCGATACAATATGTCTTTTTTACTTTTTGTCTTGCGGGTTCGTAAATCAAGCTGAGCAAAAGGGCTTCTGCTATTTACCGGGTTTGGCCGGCCTTCCCGTATCCGTTTCTCCCGTTGTCTACGGGCATAAGATTTTCCCATGATATCATCCTCCAAATTAAAGTTAAGCCTATTATACATGGATTATTGAAATTTATATAGTGACTTGGTGGGACACTTCGGAAATCAAATCCAATTTTGCTATAATAGATTCTAACAGATACCTTTGGAGAGGGTTTTAATCATGATAACTAGCTGGTGGAGTGAAGAAACAGATTATATTACTGTTTTTGGTGTGAATCATATTATTTACCTAGTTATTGTAATAGCTGCTTTATTCGCACTCCTGCTCAATCGAAATCGGGTAAAAGCGAACCCAAATAAAATTGGTAATGTAATTTTAATAGTATTGATTATACAGCAGATTTTGCTCTATTCCTGGTATCTCATAGAGACGGGCTTTAACCTTTCTGAATCGCTCCCCCTTCACATTTGTCGAATTTCTACCTTGCTTGGTATGTATTTTCTTCTAACAAAAAATAAAAAGGCACTTGAAATAATGTTCTACTTTGGACTGTATGCATATGGGTCATTTTTATACCCGCAACGGATTTATCCGGTCTACCATGTGATTGGTATTTCATTTGTTGTAAACCATGCTGTGACTATTTTATTGCCGTTTTATGCCTATATTGCTTATAACTGGAGGCCGAGGTTCAGTGGGGTAATAAGGTCCTATTTCATTTTTCTGCTATATTTCGTTGGGGTGTATTTTCTAAACCCTGTAATTGATGGCAACTATTTTTATCTGAAATACCGCCCCTTTTTCAAAGAATGGCCAGAGGAAGTTTATATAGCAGGGGTGCTCGTGGTGACTTTTGTTGGGTTTTGTTTAGCCTTTTCTCTAGTAAGAGCAATTCCTAAAAGTAAAAAGGAGAGTGTTAAAAAATGAAAATTCCTAACGCATTTCAGGAGAAGATAATCGGCTGTTTTGGTGACGATGGTAAGGATTGGTTACATACATTAGAAGCAAAAATTCAATCTTATCTAAAGAATTGGGATCTCACTTCTATCGGGCCGGTATCAAATCTCTCTTATAATTATGTGTTACGAGTGTTGGATTCAGAAGTAAAGCCGTGTATTTTAAAACTGGGAGTACCGGGATTTGATTTTCAAAATGAGGTTCGAACCGTTCACTTATATAATGGAGAAGGTTGTGCAAAACTATTAAAAGCAGACTCGGAAAATGGCGCGATACTTCTTGACCAGCTTGTACCAGGAACGATGCTTTCCGAGGTAGAGGATGAATCTATCGTTATCAGGCACTACATAAAGGTGTGGGAAGCTATCCGGCGGCCGTTACCAGAGGGCAATTCCATGCCAATGATAAGTGACTGGGTTACTAGTATTACAAGATACCGGGCTAGTGACCAGAATGGTGATAGTCCAATTTCCGAGTCTATTTTAGATTTGGCTGAAAGGTTTTTTCATGAGTTGATTGAAACAGCAGAACCTGAATTGCTTCATGGTGATTTGCATCATGAAAATATTTTGTATTCTGAGCGGCATGGTTGGATGGCCATTGACCCAAAGGGAGTGGGAGGCGATCCGTATTTTGACCTCATATCCTTTCTATTCAATCATCTGCACGAAAAAGAAAATCCAAGGGCGCTGCTGAAATACCGGATAGAAGCTTTTTGTGAACACTTGGACCTCGACCGTGAACGGTTGCTGAAAGCTGCTATATCCATGTCTACTCTTTCTGTTTGCTGGAGTTTAGAGGATAATGATCCAGATTGGGATAAAACATATCAGTGTACAAAGTGGCTAGTGGAATTCATGGATGATTAAGAGTGACAGAAACGAAAAAGCGAAGGTACAGTCCCCTTCAAAATACGTAGTATTTAGTGGGGGTTAACCTTCGCGGTCTTGTTCTTTACAAAATTTCATCCTTATTTGTTGCTTTAATTTTCAGAGGGTTATATAATTGGGAACAACAGTTCTCGTTAAGGGGTGGCTTCCATGGAACAAACAAAAACGATTAAAAATAAAATTTTATCACATGGAAGCACTGCTTTCGAACCTACACTTCTTGTTTATCGTCATGCGCTAGGTTTCATTGTAGAAGTAATCGAAAAAGAGTATTCCCTTTTGGGAGGTTTACTAACAAAAGAATTGACTCCGGCCGTTGAAAAGTTCATCCATCGAACAAAAAATAACCCCACCCCGAAATACAACTTTACAAGTAATTTTTATAAATTTCCTTCTTACCTTAGAAGATCAGCGATTTCGAAAGGTTTCGGTATCGTAAAAAGTTATCGTTCAAACCTTCAAAATTGGGAAGATGAAAAGTCTAAGGCACATGCTGAAGGTAAGGTTTTCAAGAAAAAGCCTCCGGTTTTACGTGTCGAACACGACGCGTTTCCGGTACTTTATAAAGGAAATATGTTTAATCGTCTTTCTACTGATCAAGCAGAAATTAAAATTCACAAAAATAACGACTGGGTCTGGGAGATAATCACCTTTAACGATAAAAACCTTAAAAATAGAGGAATCATGGACTGGAAAGAAAACAATCCTACGCTTGTAAAAATCGGTAAAAAATGCTTTATAAACTTCTCTTATACGAAAGAAATAAAACTCAAGAAAACAAAAATTATAGATCAAATCATTGTTTCTGTTGATCTTGGGCTGACCAATTCTGCAGTTTGCTCTGCAATGTATTCAGATGGCACTGTCATTGGAAGGAAGTTTATTAATCAACCAATAGAAAAAGACCGGATGAACACACTTGTTGGAAAGCTCAAAAAAGCACAGCGCAATTCAGGTTTTATCGAAGCGCCAAATTATTGGAAAAAAATCAATGGATTGCAAAACCATATCAAAGTAAATACGGCATCTGAAATTATAAAGTTTGCTGAAACTTATGATGCAGATGTCATTGTATTCGAATACCTAGGAAAAATGCATATTCCTAAGGGCATATTTGGTGCGAAGAAATTACGTCATAAATTGCACCATTGGTGTAAGCTAGGGGTTCAATCAAAAGTAGAGGAAATGGCTCATTATCGTGGAATGCGCTTAAGACGGGTTAATCCTAAATACACGTCCTCTCTTGCTTTCGATGGATCTGGTGAAGTGAAACGTAATACTAAAAAAGACCTTGCCACCTTTCAAAATGGCAAAGTCTATCACGCAGATTTAAGTGCTTCCTACAACATAGGAGCGAGGTATTTTATTAGAGAAATTCTTAAACCCTTTTCTGAAAAGAAGAGGTTAGCAATTCAGGCAAAAGTCCCCGAATTACTAGCTAGAACTCGGCTGACATTGGCTTCATTAATTAGCTTACATCAGGCTCTACGCACCAACGGTGCGAAACCAGCGTGACGTTTGCTGTATTTAAGTCAATCGAAGCTCCATCAAAATCTTCGATTTAGGGGGAGAGGTTCACAGAGTACTACTATGATAAATTAATGAGCATCCATACAGGTGGGTACCAAAAGGAATCGAATAGATCCTACCACTATCATCCCTATGAACCAACTCAATACAGTGCATTAGAAGTTTTATTTGACAGCTATGAGTTGAAAAGCAGCGATCATATGGTTGACTTTGGGTGTGGCAAGGGTAGGCTGAATTTCTTTGCTAATTACTTCTATCAAGCACACGTTACAGGTGTGGAAATGGACCCAACGTTCTACCAGATAGCAATTGAAAATCAGAGTAGTTATAGGATAAAAAATAAGCAAAGTAACGATAAAATTCATTTCCATTGCTGCCTAGCAGAAGACTATCATATTGATCGCCTGGACAATCGGTTCTATTTTTTTAACCCATTTTCAAAAGAAATTTTCATGAATGTCGTTAATAATATATTACGCTCAGTGGAAGTTTCAGAACGGGAAGTGGACCTGATAGTATACTATCCTTCAGACGATTATATCTTTTATTTGGAGAATGATACGGTTTTTAAGTTGAAAGAGGAGATCAGGTTGCCGGGTTATAAAGATGATTCATATGAGCGCTTTTTGATCTATCGTCTAAACTAGAGATGATTCATTTTATCCCCTCTAACAAAATAATTCTCATTTAGGCTAAATTAGTTTATTATTTTATGTAGAAGCTTTAAAGAAAGTTGGTCATTTATGTCTGAGGAAAACCAAAATATTACGAGGATACATATAGATGGTAAGGAACTTATACTTATTGGAACTGCCCATATATCAAAACACAGTGCGGAACAGGTAAAGGAAGTTATTGAAGCTGAAAACCCAGATTCTGTTTGTATAGAGCTTGATGAACAACGATATCAATCGATTATGGATGGAAATAAATGGCGTGATATGGATATATTTAAAGTTATTAAAGAAAAGAAAGCAACACTACTTTTAATGAATCTTGCAATATCCTCTTTTCAACGTCGTATGGCAAAACAATTTGGAATTAATGCGGGTCAAGAAATGATTCAGGGGATTGAATCAGCTAAAGCCATTAATGCTGATCTAGTGTTAGCTGATCGAAACATCCAAACAACCTTTTCTCGTGTATGGCGCGGGGTTGGGTTGAAGGGTAAGGGAATTCTCCTCATGCAGGTTATCGGTAGTATTTTTACAAAAGAAACAATTTCGGAAGAGGATCTGGAAAAAATGAAGTCTCAGGATATGCTGGATTCGATGCTTGCTGATATGACGGCAAATTTTCCAAAATTAAAGAAGCCTCTAATTGATGAGCGGGATCAGTATTTGTCCCAAAAGATTAAAGATGCACCGGGAAAAAAGATTGTTGCTGTCCTAGGAGCTGCTCACGTTCCTGGTATTAAGGTTGAAATAAATAAAGAACATGATTTAGAACGTCTATCTCAGGTTCCTCCCAAGTCAAAAGTGCCTAAAATTATTGCTTGGCTCATTCCAATTTTTCTTCTTTCGATTATTGCTTATACCTTTTATTCCAATCCAGATGCTGCACTTCAGCAAACAATTAGCTGGGTGCTATGGAATGGAAGCTTATCAGCAATTGGAGTTGCAATCGCTTTCGGACACCCACTTGCATTTCTTACTGCTTTTGTTGCAGCACCAATAACGTCGCTCGATCCAATTACTGCCGCTGGCTGGTTTGCAGGATTTGTCCAAGCCTATTTCGTCCGACCAAATGTAGGCGATTTTGAAAACCTTGCGGAAGATGTTCATAGTGTTAAAGGTTTTTGGAACAATAAAGTAACACGTATACTGCTTGTTGTTGTACTAGCAAACCTGGGTAGCTCACTCGGAACATTTATTGGTGGAGCTGACGTCATTCGTTTGTTTTTCGAAAACTTATAGAGAAATAGATGATGGGGGAATTACATGTATTTGATAGCTGAACATCCGTATGTAAAGGTTCAACGGGAAGTAAACAGCGTGGAACAAGTAAACATTGAACATGAACGTGTCATCTATTTGTATAACGATAGGATTGTCACCCAGCACCGCGTATTTTCTATTGAGGATGTACTTGATTTATCATACCGGGCGATTGGTGGTGAGGGAGGTCTGCTCTATTTACACACAACCGGAGGCCTATACACTTATACAGTGAAAACATCACCGCAGAAGTTTATTAATGCGTTTAAGGATTATTGGAAAAAATAATACGTTTTGGTAGTAAAAAGGATCCCTCGCAGCTAATTGCGCAGGGATCTTTTTAGTAGAATAGAAACGCATAGAGTTGTACGAACTTAAATGAATTCTGGTTTACTTCGCTGTTAACTTTCAGCTAATTTATCTGCAAATGCCTTCACATAAGGTGGTAAATCTGGTGGGCGGCGGCTTGATACGATGTGACCGTCAACGACAACGGGCTCGTCACTCCAATTAGCCCCGGCGTTAGTCATGTCATCTTTGATTCCAGGAGTGCTCGTAACGTTTTTCCCTTTTAAAATATCCGCTGAAATGAGTACCCAACCAGCGTGACAGATTTGACCAATTGGCTTTTTTGCTTCATCCATTTCCCGGACAAATTCCAGAACTTCAGGATAGCGGCGTAATTTATCTGGAGCCCATCCACCAGGAACAAGGATTGCATCATAGTCAGCAGCTTTTATATCCGTGAAAGCATATGCTGATTCAGCTGGTACACCATATTTTCCAACGTACGTTTTGTTTGCTTCTTTACCAACTAAATGGACTTTTGCGCCTTCTTCTTGCAGTCGTAGAACTGGATACCAAAGTTCTAGATCTTCAAAGTCATGTTCCACAAGTGCAATCACTTTTTTATTCTTAAGTCGCATGTAAATCCCCCCATACTATAATATTTCAAGTGTATCAGAGGTTAGATATAATTTCGATTTTCGTGTAATTAATGCTTCTATCCAATTTTAATAGTCATTACTTGAAGAAAAAAGCTTGTCCGATCTACTTACGAAAAAAACTAGTGGGTATCATGATGGATGCCCATGCATACGATATATAAACCCTGACATAGATGGAGGGAATATTGATGGATATTTTAAATAAGGTAAAGGGCTATAGGGAAGAAGAAAGAAGGCTTATGTGGGAAGGAACATTTGAAGAATATTTAGAGATAGTGAAGCAAAGGCCTGAGGTTGCCCAGACAGCACATTCACGCGTTTACAATATGATTAAAAGTTCTGGTTTGAAAGAACGAGACGGTAGAAAAATGTATCAGTTTTTTGGGGAAGGAATTTTTGGATTAGAGGATGCAATTGAGCGATTGGTCGAGGAATATTTTCATCCTGCTGCAAAGAGGCTCGATGTTCGGAAACGAATTTTATTATTAATGGGCCCTGTTAGTGGTGGTAAATCCACGCTTGTGACCATGATAAAGCGCGGTCTCGAACAATATTCTAGGACAGATGAAGGTGCAGTCTATGCAATTAAAGGCTGTCCGATGCATGAGGATCCACTTCATTTTATTCCAAGCCATTTACGTGAGGACTTTTTTGAAGAGTATGGGATTCGTATTGAGGGGAGCTTGTCGCCTCTGAATCAGCTGCGGCTTGACCAGGATTATGATGGTCGAATGGAAGATGTATTGGTTGAACGAATCTTTTTCTCTGAAGATAAACGTGTTGGCATCGGCACATTTAGTCCTTCAGACCCGAAATCACAGGATATCGCTGATTTAACAGGAAGTATTGACTTTTCAACGATTGCGGAGTATGGATCTGAATCAGACCCTAGAGCATATCGCTTTGATGGTGAATTGAATAAAGCTAACCGAGGAATGATGGAATTTCAGGAAATCTTGAAATGTGATGAGAAGTTTCTATGGCATCTATTATCTTTGACGCAGGAAGGCAATTTTAAAGCAGGTAGATTTGCTTTAATTTCAGCCGATGAACTTATTATCGCGCACACGAACGAAGCGGAGTACCGTTCGTTTATTTCGAATAAAAAGAATGAAGCACTTCATTCACGTATTATTGTCATGCCAATTCCGTACAATTTACGAGTAAGTCAGGAAGAACGGATTTATGAAAAAATGATTAACGAAAGTGATATGGCACATGTTCATATTGCGCCACATGCACTTAGGGTTGCAGCTATATTTTCCATATTGACAAGGTTGAAGGGTTCCAAAAAGCAAGGGGTAGACCTTGTGAAGAAAATGCGCCTTTATGATGGAGAAAATGTTGAAGGCTTTAACCAAGTGGATGTAGAAGAATTAAAGAGAGAGTATACGGAAGAAGGAATGGAGGGAATTGATCCGCGGTATGTGATCAACCGAATTTCGTCAACAATCATTCGTAAGGAAGTACCTGCAATTAATGCCTTGGATGTGTTGCGCTCATTGAAAGACGGA contains:
- a CDS encoding PrkA family serine protein kinase produces the protein MDILNKVKGYREEERRLMWEGTFEEYLEIVKQRPEVAQTAHSRVYNMIKSSGLKERDGRKMYQFFGEGIFGLEDAIERLVEEYFHPAAKRLDVRKRILLLMGPVSGGKSTLVTMIKRGLEQYSRTDEGAVYAIKGCPMHEDPLHFIPSHLREDFFEEYGIRIEGSLSPLNQLRLDQDYDGRMEDVLVERIFFSEDKRVGIGTFSPSDPKSQDIADLTGSIDFSTIAEYGSESDPRAYRFDGELNKANRGMMEFQEILKCDEKFLWHLLSLTQEGNFKAGRFALISADELIIAHTNEAEYRSFISNKKNEALHSRIIVMPIPYNLRVSQEERIYEKMINESDMAHVHIAPHALRVAAIFSILTRLKGSKKQGVDLVKKMRLYDGENVEGFNQVDVEELKREYTEEGMEGIDPRYVINRISSTIIRKEVPAINALDVLRSLKDGLDQHASISQEDREDFMNYIAVARKEYDEIAKKEVQKAFVYSYEESAKTLMNNYLDNVEAYCNKNRLRDPLTGEEMNPDEKLMRSIEEQIGISENAKKGFREEILIRISAYARKGKRFDYTSHERLREAIQKKLFADLKDVVKITTSSQTPDESQLKKVNEVIARLIDEHGYNSISANELLRYVGSLLNR
- a CDS encoding aminoglycoside phosphotransferase family protein; its protein translation is MKIPNAFQEKIIGCFGDDGKDWLHTLEAKIQSYLKNWDLTSIGPVSNLSYNYVLRVLDSEVKPCILKLGVPGFDFQNEVRTVHLYNGEGCAKLLKADSENGAILLDQLVPGTMLSEVEDESIVIRHYIKVWEAIRRPLPEGNSMPMISDWVTSITRYRASDQNGDSPISESILDLAERFFHELIETAEPELLHGDLHHENILYSERHGWMAIDPKGVGGDPYFDLISFLFNHLHEKENPRALLKYRIEAFCEHLDLDRERLLKAAISMSTLSVCWSLEDNDPDWDKTYQCTKWLVEFMDD
- a CDS encoding TraB/GumN family protein; protein product: MSEENQNITRIHIDGKELILIGTAHISKHSAEQVKEVIEAENPDSVCIELDEQRYQSIMDGNKWRDMDIFKVIKEKKATLLLMNLAISSFQRRMAKQFGINAGQEMIQGIESAKAINADLVLADRNIQTTFSRVWRGVGLKGKGILLMQVIGSIFTKETISEEDLEKMKSQDMLDSMLADMTANFPKLKKPLIDERDQYLSQKIKDAPGKKIVAVLGAAHVPGIKVEINKEHDLERLSQVPPKSKVPKIIAWLIPIFLLSIIAYTFYSNPDAALQQTISWVLWNGSLSAIGVAIAFGHPLAFLTAFVAAPITSLDPITAAGWFAGFVQAYFVRPNVGDFENLAEDVHSVKGFWNNKVTRILLVVVLANLGSSLGTFIGGADVIRLFFENL
- a CDS encoding IS200/IS605 family accessory protein TnpB-related protein — protein: MEQTKTIKNKILSHGSTAFEPTLLVYRHALGFIVEVIEKEYSLLGGLLTKELTPAVEKFIHRTKNNPTPKYNFTSNFYKFPSYLRRSAISKGFGIVKSYRSNLQNWEDEKSKAHAEGKVFKKKPPVLRVEHDAFPVLYKGNMFNRLSTDQAEIKIHKNNDWVWEIITFNDKNLKNRGIMDWKENNPTLVKIGKKCFINFSYTKEIKLKKTKIIDQIIVSVDLGLTNSAVCSAMYSDGTVIGRKFINQPIEKDRMNTLVGKLKKAQRNSGFIEAPNYWKKINGLQNHIKVNTASEIIKFAETYDADVIVFEYLGKMHIPKGIFGAKKLRHKLHHWCKLGVQSKVEEMAHYRGMRLRRVNPKYTSSLAFDGSGEVKRNTKKDLATFQNGKVYHADLSASYNIGARYFIREILKPFSEKKRLAIQAKVPELLARTRLTLASLISLHQALRTNGAKPA
- a CDS encoding YwaF family protein; the encoded protein is MITSWWSEETDYITVFGVNHIIYLVIVIAALFALLLNRNRVKANPNKIGNVILIVLIIQQILLYSWYLIETGFNLSESLPLHICRISTLLGMYFLLTKNKKALEIMFYFGLYAYGSFLYPQRIYPVYHVIGISFVVNHAVTILLPFYAYIAYNWRPRFSGVIRSYFIFLLYFVGVYFLNPVIDGNYFYLKYRPFFKEWPEEVYIAGVLVVTFVGFCLAFSLVRAIPKSKKESVKK
- a CDS encoding SAM-dependent methyltransferase translates to MSIHTGGYQKESNRSYHYHPYEPTQYSALEVLFDSYELKSSDHMVDFGCGKGRLNFFANYFYQAHVTGVEMDPTFYQIAIENQSSYRIKNKQSNDKIHFHCCLAEDYHIDRLDNRFYFFNPFSKEIFMNVVNNILRSVEVSEREVDLIVYYPSDDYIFYLENDTVFKLKEEIRLPGYKDDSYERFLIYRLN
- a CDS encoding type 1 glutamine amidotransferase domain-containing protein; translation: MRLKNKKVIALVEHDFEDLELWYPVLRLQEEGAKVHLVGKEANKTYVGKYGVPAESAYAFTDIKAADYDAILVPGGWAPDKLRRYPEVLEFVREMDEAKKPIGQICHAGWVLISADILKGKNVTSTPGIKDDMTNAGANWSDEPVVVDGHIVSSRRPPDLPPYVKAFADKLAES